One window from the genome of Paramisgurnus dabryanus chromosome 24, PD_genome_1.1, whole genome shotgun sequence encodes:
- the ddx59 gene encoding probable ATP-dependent RNA helicase DDX59 has product MFMPRSLKLKRATETHQQNPKRSKVTSEDAVSTSPSDTTSVIPDEICPTDETVNKQEDSLTLQTGDNVNKQEDLNTDTLTLQTGETVNKQEDLDADTLTSQISERETEKEPEQIEESDEEEEPVKSFKKNQRWPEPGEPVCVMCGRYGEYICDKTDNDVCSLECKASHLAKMCLDFGEKVFHKELQEGTDGSGTNNTGAHDLVYSYKEDPFISELTEEQVERVKTELAIATRGREVFRPIIEFDHCHFPTVLSANLKKAGYEAPTPIQMQMVPVGLSGRDVIATADTGSGKTIAFLLPVVVRALESQTSVPASPICLILTPTRELAIQIEKQTKELMMGLPNMRTALLVGGMPLPPQLHRLKQKIKIAIATPGRLLEILKQKAVQLKDARAVVVDEADTMLKMGFQQQVLEVLEHVPEDHQTLLTSATIPTGTEQLAARLTRDPVNITIGQKNQPCANVRQIVLWVEEPSKKKKLFEILNDRKLYQPPVVVFVDCKLGADLLCEAVQKVMGLNTVAIHSDKTQWERNKIVKGLLDGQFEVVVSTGILGRGLDLVNVKLVVNFDMPANMDEYVHQIGRAGRLGHRGTAITFMNNNSKRLFLDIVNRVKPTGSILPPQLLNSPHLHEQMRRAKQKSKHGEDTEVTKSNIIDIIRKHDRRSVKK; this is encoded by the exons ATGTTTATGCCACGATCTTTGAAGCTCAAAAGAGCAACTGAGACCCATCAGCAGAACCCCAAGAGAAGCAAAGTAACGTCTGAAGACGCTGTTTCCACATCTCCATCAGACACCACATCCGTGATCCCTGATGAGATATGTCCTACAGATGAGACTGTAAATAAACAAGAAGATTCGTTAACATTACAAACAGGCGATAATGTGAATAAACAAGAAGATTTGAACACAGATACTTTAACATTACAAACAGGCGAGACTGTGAATAAACAAGAAGATTTGGACGCAGATACTTTAACATCACAAATAAGCGAGAGGGAAACAGAAAAGGAACCCGAGCAGATTGAAGAATCCGATGAAGAGGAGGAACCTGTGAAGTCCTTTAAGAAGAACCAGAGATGGCCCGAACCCGGAGAACCTGTATGCGTTATGTGTGGTCGATATGGAGAATACATCTGCGATAAAACAGACAACGACGTATGTAGTCTGGAGTGTAAAGCCAGTCATTTGGCTAAAATGTGCCTGGACTTTGGGGAGAAGGTTTTTCATAAAGAATTACAGGAGGGCACAGATGGATCAGGCACCAATAATACTGGTGCTCACGATCTGGTTTACTCCTACAAGGAGGACCCATTCATTTCTGAACTAACAGAGGAACAGGTTGAGAGAGTTAAAACTGAGTTGGCGATTGCGACTCGAGGTCGTGAGGTCTTTAGACCGATTATAGAGTTTGATCACTGTCACTTTCCCACAGTACTCAGTGCGAACTTGAAGAAGGCTGGATATGAGGCGCCCACTCCCATCCAGATGCAAATGGTTCCTGTTGGTTTAAGTGGGAGAGATGTGATTGCTACTGCTGATACGGGCTCTGGAAAGACAATTGCCTTCCTTCTTCCTGTGGTGGTTCGTGCCCTCGAG AGCCAAACTTCCGTTCCAGCTAGTCCCATTTGTCTTATCCTGACCCCGACCAGAGAGCTGGCCATCCAGATAGAGAAACAGACAAAAGAGCTGATGATGGGTCTGCCAAACATGAGAACTGCTCTTCTAGTGGGTGGGATGCCATTACCTCCTCAACTCCATCGACTTAAGCAGAAGATTAAG ATTGCAATAGCCACTCCAGGGCGCCTTCTTGAGATCTTGAAACAGAAAGCTGTACAGCTGAAAGATGCCAGAGCCGTTGTGGTCGATGAG GCGGATACCATGCTGAAGATGGGCTTTCAGCAACAGGTTCTTGAGGTTCTTGAGCACGTCCCTGAAGACCATCAGACGCTGCTGACGTCAGCCACCATTCCCACAGGAACTGAACAACTGGCAGCTCGCCTCACCCGCGACCCAGTGAACATCACTATCGGACAGAAGAACCAGCCGTGCGCCAACGTCCGTCAGATAGTCCTCTGGGTGGAGGAACCATCAAAGAAAAAGAAACTTTTtgagattttaaat GACAGAAAGCTCTACCAGCCACCGGTAGTCGTATTTGTGGACTGCAAACTGGGGGCAGATCTGCTTTGTGAAGCTGTGCAGAAGGTTATGGGATTAAACACAGTCGCCATACACTCGGACAAAACACAATGGGAACGCAATAAAATTGTAAAG GGTCTTCTGGATGGCCAGTTTGAAGTGGTGGTCAGCACTGGTATTTTAGGCAGAGGGCTCGACCTAGTCAATGTTAAGCTGGTGGTTAACTTTGACATGCCTGCGAACATGGATGAATACGTTCATCAG ATCGGTCGGGCAGGCAGACTGGGACACAGAGGCACAGCCATCACCTTTATGAACAATAATAGCAAGCGTCTGTTTTTGGACATTGTGAACAGAGTTAAACCCACCGGCTCCATATTGCCACCGCAGCTTCTCAACTCCCCTCATCTGCACGAACAAATGAGGAGAGCCAAACAGAAAAGCAAACACGGAGAGGATACTGAAGTTACTAAAAGCAACATCATTGACATCATCAGAAAGCATGACAGACGCTCAgtgaaaaaataa